gatgaaatgaagaaaaaaaaacatttccaCATTTCCCGATCAAGACATCATAAGCTCAAACATTGACCTGTGATGATGGTATCAACCAGCTCAAATGGCCGTAGCAAAATGGTGAGACGATACAAGACATTTTTCTTCATTCAAGCTTGGGGCTGCCAGAATGAGAAGAGCCGCAGGCCCTGGAAGAAGGAAAAGGGCTAGATAACATCAGAGGGTGCTGTGACGGTGACGGCGTGGGCTTCTTCTTTCTCCTTATGCGGTACGCAGGATGATGTGAACCCCGCTCTCGGTGTCGATGATGTCGCTGATCTCCCCCACCTTGAGAGCATACGTGGCGTCCTCGAAGGGCTTCTGCATCTGCCTCCTCCCAAAGGTGCCTATCAAGGATTCATAGCAAGATAACGGTTACCAAGACGCAGTTGTGGTGGAACGTCAAGAGGTGCAATCAGCAAGAATTCCATGAATGAACATCATTGATGTGTTTCCACAGAGATTGGAATTAATTGAGCGGATAAAATGTAACAATCAATCAATAGCATCATGGTTGCAGCGCCATGGTAGCGACTCTTCACCCTAATCAGCAAGAGTACAAATTTCACGGAAGAGAAGCAGACTGATATATAGGTCTAACAACACAACAAGGCAAGGTTCTGTGAtaatacggatgtatgtagacatattttagagtgtagattcactcagtttgctccgtatgtagtcacttgttgaaatgcctagaaagacaagtatttaggaacggagggagtagttaggcAACATGACAATCTTAGCTTCAGGAAAGCACAGGAATGTATTCCAGGAGCAGGAAAGCACAGGAATGTATGGCGTACTTCAACTATATTTAATATCAAAACATCAGGAAATGATGAGGCATGCAAATGTAAGAGATCACAATTAACACTACGAAACAATTCCGGCCAACTTATTTCTCACAGATATAATCAACATCAAAGATCCAACAAAAGGCGTGTGCTGGGGCAACCAATTGAATGTTTAGCATTCTTGTTTTAAAGACAAGTTACAATCTTACAAAAAATGTTTATGCACTTTCAAGTGAACCCCATCCATCGTCCTCTTAGCTTAGACCTAGCTATCCTTGAGCTGCCATATTCattcatactacatactacacacaGCAATCACCACTTCGTACTACGAAATAGCATCACTTCCCTTCACAGTATGACACACATGATTAGTTGGTGGATCCAGGAAGGGATGTCATGAAAACACGCTGGCCGATCGATCCGCCTATCTTTGCTTAAAAATCAGTTTCCTACTCAGAAATTGGCCTCCTTGGATCTAATGTTAACCCCATAAAAAGCAGTGCTATTGATTCATGAATCATGATGATAGTACATCCTAAATAGTACATTCCTGACCCCTGCCCATGTTAGGAAATAACCGAGCGCCGAATCGCCGGATCGACAGCTCGGAGCAACCCTAAATCCTAGTAGCGGCCACGCAACCAAATCTAGCCGGAGGGGGCggggggcgagggaggcggcgcatCGCGTCGTGCGTGCGTACGTACCTAGGTCGCCGCCGCGGCGGGCGGAGGAGCAGTCGGAGTGCTGCGCGGCGAGGTCGGCGAAGGAGCCGCGGCCGGCGAGGATCTGGGCGCGGAGGTCGCcgaggcgcgcggcggcgtcggcgcgcgtggtGGCGGAGATGACCCGGCCCTCGGGGTCCTTCCAGGACGCCTTGCGCCGGGACCCCTCGTGCTTGATCAGGATGTGCGACGCACGCACCGTCTCCTCCCCCGTCGCCGCCATCTCTCCCTTGCTCCGCCGCTCGCCGCTCGCCGGTCCGGCGGATCGCTTTGGTGGGTGGGGTGGCTCCGTCCGGCGCAGGCAGGCAGGGCAAAGCGGAGATCTTTTTCCGAGTTCCGCTGATTGGTTTCTGTGGGCGGAGCCTAGTAGCGAAAGCAGAGCACGAGGCGTATTCTAAAGGTACGCCTTCACACTATGTAAACGGAGAATAGGCTCACCTTGACATTGGATTCCACTACTTTGTGTGCCCTTTTTCTTCCTCTCCGATCTATTCAtcaaacatcatagcatacacaatCAAAATTACATCCATATTTGTACATCACCTAACACGACTACAAGCATTGAAGCGAGCCGAAGACACGCCCACATCATCGCCCCTTCctccggagccgggcaaaccttgttgtggTGGTACACAGTTTGCAAAGTCATCGTACTGAGGCCCCAAAGAATCAGCACATCAAAACATCTACCGTCGTTGATGAAGAGAAGAGTAGATCGGAATGATCCCTAAAGACACATAAACGCAGACAAACACAAAGACCGAATCTAAGCAGATCCCCTGAAGACAAACGCCGGCCGAACCCCGCGAGATCTGCtggagacacaccttcacacgccctCCGACAATGCCAGGCGCACCGCTGGGACATGACTAGGCGAgaagaatcttattccatcttcagggagtcacCGCCGCCTCATCTTTTTGAGCAGGACACATACCTGATCCCCTTTGACATCTGGTTTGGATAGCAAATGTTGCCTTTTCTCCAAGGAGTGACCCTAGGTTTATCAAACCCATGTGAGGATGTGCACTACGTCAGAGGCCTACCAAGTCCTTACGAGATAATTAAATTTCAGTGGTTGTAACTGGACCTAACAACTTTAGGGGTGTAAACACTAGAATTaaagcatgcatgcatgtgaggACTTGATTCTTACAACCATATATTTGTGCTAGGGAGTATCATGATCTTAATTTTTACTATGGAAGACAACCGTTAAGATGTGGTTGCAACGTgatgaagtgggggatgtgtccaaattacaTTTTGACCGGTGCGTGACCTGCATCAAGAGTCAGTTGTCCAACCCCAGGCCTTTATCATCTCGCGGGGTTACCTTGGTTATTAAGAATATAATTCAAACAAAAGCATTGGACGCTTAATGAATACACCTCGTGAATACCTAAGGATTGGCTTTCCCCTATCGTATGAAACCTTTCTGTCACTTGTGTTCAGAATAGCATTCCGCGTTCTCCCTGCTAATGAGACAAGATTATGGGTACTTGCAGAGTCATAGAATGATAATGAGACAAGAGACAACTCCATAGCAGTCGAACATATACATGACATTAATTATTCAAAGTCATTCCATCGATCACTCGTACAGATACATAGACCCATGTACATAGGGTTGCAAGGCTATGGCACAACCCATTGCATTACCGAATTACTCTCACATGACGATCGTATCAGAAGAGAAAATCATCGGAGAAGACATAAAGATGAATGTTTtattgataatatgtcttacaatggttGTTGGATGCGATACATGATTACAAGTATGAataaattggggggggggggggggggggggtgttgcggcggtgatgatggtgatggcgaCGACTATGGTGGTGAGATGGGAAATGGCAGAGGGCAGGGCTGACAAAATGGCTTATGTGACGCTCTACTTGACGTTCAGCTCACTCTCCTTCGCGATTTTGGTAAGGGCCCTTTATGAATGTTGTTGTGTAAGACCTCCTAGAGCAGTGGATACTTGGCACGAGCGCACATGCTGTCTTGCGCTCGGGTGGTCTTGCTGCGCCTCCAGTTCCTTCCATCCCTTCTCCATTTTCTTTGTATCCTTTTAAGTGATGTTTTATCTCCACATTTGGCCTATTTTCCTATGAAAACTAATTAGCAGAAGGATCTCACGATCTCTcacattcattagtcattagtagcaatatTAGAGTGCCTTTCTCATAATTTCTAATATTATACAGTTTAAACAACGGTGTGATgggtgtaaaaatatcactcatcaaaaCCCTAAGCAACCTAAAAAGCAACCAAAAAAAGAA
This region of Triticum aestivum cultivar Chinese Spring chromosome 2D, IWGSC CS RefSeq v2.1, whole genome shotgun sequence genomic DNA includes:
- the LOC123050966 gene encoding peptidyl-prolyl cis-trans isomerase Pin1, yielding MAATGEETVRASHILIKHEGSRRKASWKDPEGRVISATTRADAAARLGDLRAQILAGRGSFADLAAQHSDCSSARRGGDLGTFGRRQMQKPFEDATYALKVGEISDIIDTESGVHIILRTA